CTCTGCCCGTGGAGACAACCGATGGAAGAAACAGAGGAGATAGACGGAAGGCTCTCGCTGCCTTTTTCAATCCTATCGCTTTCGATTCGCAGTCAAAAGGGAAGACGAGAGATAGCAATGGAGTTTCGGGCTACGACGGGCGCCCTTCCGAGTGTTGCTTCGTCTGATCTGTGTTTTCATGCCACCAACCCCGAGAGCGTTCCACGGAGTCTATCGAGTGTGCAATCTTCCATTGGACAGCGAGAAAGCAATCAATCGCTTAGGAGTCGCCATCATATGACTTTTATGCGCGATTTATAAAGCATATCAGGTACTCATCAACCGAACCATTCAACGGACGAGACGGTCTGCCGTTTgtctatgtgtatgtatatatgaatatgtcgtctcatattataataaaaataaataaattattataatatttttatttgacttaattataatatttttttattgaagctATTGAGATTCACAAtaagtaatattatatttttgttgagATTATGATACCAAATTTATGTTATTTATAATGTTTTAGAGTAAATTTCATAGTATTTTTGTTAGGACGATTTTTGATCGTATCGAGATCGTCGATAAGAGGTATTTTcaatattattcaaaagaaaatatataatttaaaaaaaaagagagaaaataattagtattggtgtaaacaactttgagccatGGTCTCAGGGCCGTCGTGACTTAGTTCGGGTTCGTATGATAGGGGATCTCCCTGGAACGTTTCCCGAGAATGCTGAGGCGACCGATTACgtgggtccgatcgggacggagtAGTCGTTTCCACCGAGAGAGAGCCCTCGCCTGCGCCTTTGATGGGTGACCTCCGCctgcgcacctgcacaaaggtcgggtcggggagctcgacccaacccctccgacgatcaagttagtggatagtcgcaggggtttctttagctaagttgtgTCTTCTTGTCTCTCTCCCCTTCTTTCGGAGTGCGAAgatttttatagtgagaattaccgtTGTATAATGTGCCTGTCCGTAGGGAGTAGGATCGTATTTCTGGTAGCATCTGACATATTGCCGTTGGCGTGACGTGAGGGATCGAACCTAAGCAGGGTGTTAATATGCCTCGATAGGCGTTCCGATCCGCGTTGACCGGGTGCCTCATCAAGTTGATAGAGGCGTGATGCGTCGTAACTGATGTTAcgtgagtcttatcgtaattattatcCTTATCAATTAGAAAATGTAATTTATTTGATAGAATAGTTGGGATCATCTTATCTTGGCAATTTGACTAAACACTCTTTTCATTTAGGTGACGACACCCATGACATGTGAATGGATTCAGTCCAAGCAAATGTTGCGTGACAAACTCATAGGATACGTATGTATGATTTGTTTGATGTTAtttagagaggaggaagaagaagaagaagaagaagagctacgGTGTCTCAAGAAATATATTATTGTGAATAGGTCATAAAGAGTTGCTCTTCCCTATGCATCGACAGTAGTTgtttatcttcttctttgttattGCTCATAACAATGCCACTTATTTCTTTGGCTTAGCGGCAATTCTGACCGGATTCGATCCGTTTTGTCTTTGGACAATCAAATCGGATCTCTGCCGTACCCCAAAAAAAGGAGAATTATGATGAGTCAAATGTTGATCGTGTAGAAGAAGACAAAGAATCGAATCGATCATATCCCatcattttgatattttatatcgAGATCGTCTACACCGATTTGTTGGATCTCTGAAAATATATGGATATGTTGGTTCGGATTTTGGATCCGAATCAAAATGatctttgataatttatttttaattttcttaaactaaatgatctttgatcatttatttttatttttatttttaagttttctCGATTGATTAGGTTAATTAGTTCCGATTCCAAATCTAAAAATTCAATCATCAAGTTCTACTTTCGATTCGATTTGAAATCGTTAGATCATTAATCGGATTCAACTCCGATTAATAGGAACCAATAGTTAGTCTATCAGGTCTCTTTTACCCTCAAAGATGCTTTTTGAAGTTCCAAAATTCTAAAAGGATAAATCGTACGAATAATTCCTAACGAACCTACAGACTGCACTAATGACCGTTCGACCAAATAGTTCGTAAACAGTGCACCTCAGTTATAAACCCTTAAATCTCTTATAAGAGAAAGCACTGATAAGATAATTTAATTCCTGGAGTTTGAATATTTCAAAAAGGATAAAATTATGCAGGTAAGTTTATTGTCAAAAAATAGATAATTTGACCAAATGATCtcttatcaatatatatatatatttaattattttaataataataataataatattttgggGAGGCAATCGTTTCAGCATATGAATCAGCGTCAAAGTTGTAATCTGAGACGCCGTCGGTCAGCAGCTGCGCAAATGTCGCGGAATTGGATGACCTAAGACAGTAAAGAAAGCACTCTTTATTTGAAGGAGTGCAACCTCGACGGTCACACCATCTTTTTTTTATGGTTCGTCGGCGATAGACTTCGACGATGTGATGCCGAGAGAGGTGGCGGGCGTGATCGACTACAACGACGGCAGATGCTATCACTCACAACACAACAATTCTTCCCGTCTCTTTCCCTCTGCATTTTTGTTAGTGGAGATGGAGACTACGTCTTGGTATTCTTACGATGGATGGGACCTACTTCTAGAACTATTTCTTGGTGGCCAATCGCCCCACCCTTCAATATTAttgatctttattattattatttttttgcttgTGCGAATTGTCTGTACTTATCTCTCTTTAGCTCCACCTAATATGGATATGTCAATATATTGCTCATCTAGTGATGATGTGTCGATCATTCGATACTGGAACtatcaattatattatttcaatcatatcgTCACTCCTTCTAAAtattgatctttgatattttttttaagttgTATTAATCTATCTTTATCTCTATCTAGCATTCATTTAGTATCGATGTGTCAACCACCTAACATTGATGTGTTAATCATACAATAGTGACATGTTGGTAGATTGACGTTGAGATATCGATCGCTTGActtcaaaatatcaataatattactTCACTCATGACAATATATTAGTGATCGTTTATATTAAAGCACATCACCAccttgatttttatttttcttaagagtttttcatatatatatatatatatatatatatatggaatcaTTTGActtaatttgtttattttttttattgaacctgAGATTTGAGATAAAACTTATGTAAGACAACTTCTAATTATTAACAATAgattattaagaattttttagaattatatattaaaattattactgaTTTGAGCATTAAATGAGTGTCACTATAAGTGTCTTCGTTATAAAGTTTACGATAATGACTTCCATTATAACGGATCTATCTTAAGGAAGTTAGCTCAATGCAGCTACCACGTTATGATTCCTCTTGGAGGTTTGAAAGAACAATCAAATCAAATTGATTCTTAAATGCAGAGTTTTGAAAAGAACAACCAAGTCAAATTGACTCCATGGCTGACAATCAATGATCAAATTTAACACTATCATATATTAATTTCATTATAGTACAAGAAATTTGATACTTGAATGTTTAAACGCTACAAAAATACTACTGAAATGTCTCGTCAACTCTATGTTAATCGAGTGCGTCACATTGTTGCTACATTGATATTAATTGCAATGCTCAATATTTATGGGAACCGTCGTGTCTTAGTAACGTCTATCACAAAACTATTTtcgtaaaaataatttttcattaagTATCGATAATTATCATATTCATGTATAATAGAGTGAAATACATTAGCTTACGATATACCTCACTCATTTCGACTCCTTTAGTTAATATCATTTCTTATGATTATAATTTCGAGCATTATGAAAATATTTATTGTGTATGTCCTCGACTTAGTTTTGTAAGATATTTTACTGAATCAACTTGCTTGTCCAATACcaatcttataataaaatcatcacaTTGACTCCATAATATATCAACTCATCGATCAATCATTCGACGATAGGTGACTAAGAGAAGACCCAACAAACCAATCGATAATCGACAATGTCTGTTCAACGATGTCATGATACTTCTATTTCTTTCTATCTCTTCATTTTCTTTGATCCATTGATCGAAAATATGTCTTGTACATGTCAGTATGTCTCTTTGATGATGTGATATATAAATATCGAACGAGAGATTTCATTAATGACTTTCTTATATCGTATGTCTCTTTTGCAATATACCACGTATCACTAAACAAATGCTTCCCTATCGATTATCACTACTTTCAAGCTCGTGATAAAATAGTAATCGAAGAGTACGATACTCCTAacattgaataatatttatttttatatatttaaattattctcATGAGATATATATAATCGAAAGGTTGGTCGTCGATAAGAACGATGATCCATCCCAATTATGATGTGcgacatatatcattttaaatgtTGTTTGATCTTTCGATGTATCACCCAATATTCGATGAAAGATTGAGGTTGGGGTAGTCCAACTCGATCCGTACCtaagtaaataatatttaaagTAAAAATTAAATATTGAGCAGTTATCTCTGAATGATCCATTATATCttctattataaaatattttattattattatagatatGAAATGTATTCGGAACTCTCATGATTGATGTGATGGGATGCAATTCGAGCCCCGTCCAATTGGGTCGAAGGCATAATGCCCAATAAATAATCTGACGCTCTCGGATCCACACGTCGATCCGATAAGACGTTCGAGTCCAACTGTCCGAGTATTGGATCCTCCACGGATCAAACCCCTCATCAATCCGTTTGGAAAAACCCATACGATATCAAGGCGATGCATCGCCATTGGTCGCCTCCATAAAAGTGATGGGGTCATATCATCGAATGGGTGCCGGCGGACGAGGACCGGATATGGCGGCGGTGCCGGTGGCGCTGGATGCTCTCGCCTCCGGCGACTGCACCAAGCTCGGTCCgtcccttctcctccccctcgTTACCCTGTACGGACGCCGTTATGTTGTTTCTCGATTTGGTTTCTTGTCCGCCCTACTCCCTTTCTTGGTCTTCGTTCGTTCTTCCTTGCTTGCCTGCTGACGCCGCTGCCGCTTGGGAGAGATCTTTACGGGGGTTATCTGGTTCTGTTTTTCAAACTCCTGATCTGTCCTCTCCCCTGCTGCTTCTTTCGCACGCCTCGCTGGATCCGATCACTGAGTTCTGTTTGATCTTCGTCTCCTTTCATGATATTTCTTCTTGATTTGTCTAACTGGGGTTTCTTGTCACGAACCTGCATGCTGTTGATTAGGACATTTATCATTTGTCGAGAAGAGGGACTTCTCGATCCCGGGGCTTCGAACAATGTTGATTGTTCATCTCGCATATCTAATCGTTCGCTTTCTTGTTTGTCGTCCTTGACTTCCATAAACGTCCAACGAAAAAGGGGGCGAGGaagtttcatgcttatcttaattgtgGCAACTGAATTAAGATTCGTGCTTCATCGTCGACGCCAATTCTATCCGATGCAGGCAGTGGGGTCTGTTTGATGAACCCAACCTGGAGAGACGAGCAGCATCCCTCCTTCATCCGTTTCATTGCTTCATTCCTAAGTGCAAACTCATACCGTCTTAATTTCCTACCGATATCCCCTGTAAACGCCTCACTTGTTTCCAGCTCTGTAGAATATGCATTTATCTGTCAATCTGATCATGGAGAGGCTGTAGGACTTCATATTCAACAATGGCGGATTGTCAGTAGCATTCATTTTCGAAACAACTTGGGATCCTGATAAGGCTTCCGTCGTCTTTTCCAGGTAAATTAGAATTGCTTTTCATGTATTTGCAGAATAAGATGGTGGTGTTTAGGAGCTCCTTCCAATGCATTTATATGATGCTTTGTTTGATGCACAGAGTTGAAAGGCTGAAGGCTCAATTCAGGCTTTTATATGTAGTCATTGGTGTCCCAACGAGAGAGCAAAATGATTCTTTTAATCATTTATACTTCAAGTAGGCAATTCGGTTCTTTTGCCGTCCTCAAGTTTATTCCTGAGTTGAGTTTACATGAATGGTTTTTCTATGTTGGCATCAAAGGTATGGCGTAGAACTTGGTAGACCGACCTTTGTGCCGGTTCGCGATCCAGAGATGGGGTTTGAGAAGATTGTGAAGATAGCACATGCTCGTGGAGGTAAAACACTAACCCTTGGTGATGAGCTGAAGCATTCCGTTTCGAGTTGTGCATTCTCTGTAATATGGTAAATCTTCTGCCTTAGTATGTAAACGACAAGACGCGGTTGGTACGATGAGGAGCGAGGTAAGTTGGTCGACATTCTTAATCTCGAGCATTCTGTCATTCTGATACCAGCATGCCTAATCAGTGTTATTTTGGTATGGAAGCGTGAGAGAGCTGTGCAAGGAATGGATATGTTCCTTAGAGTGGTCACCTCCATCCCTGGCATCGACGATCATGATGCAAATGCGGTAACCTCTTTATACCCTTAGCGAAGCAACAAATATGCTTTAACCATAAGCCTCGGGATTATGCTTGAGCTTATGTTGATATGGAAAGGAGTTTCATCGATAAGAATCTCATAACCCGTAGAACACAATCTTAAATACATGTAACACCAGTTACGATTATGTTGCTTTTGATTTTTGAGTTGCGGCAACTGTCCTATAACGTAATTTTGCAGCACTGATTTTTAATGAAAATACATGTAACATCCCCATAAAATATCCCCACTGGTTTATTAATTTTGTGTAATCTCAGCTGTTGTTACTATGCTTCATTAtgacatgattattattttttacttcgtgatgttctgctttgatttccatTTGATGACATTTTAGGATTCGATAAGGATCCTATTGACATATATATGAAACACTGTCACTCGTTGCCTTGTTCAGtgatgttctgctttgatttccatTTGATGACATTTTAGGATTTGATAAGGATCCTCTTGACATATATATGAAACACAGTCACTCTTTGCTTTGCTTAGtgatgttctgctttgatttccatTTGATGCTTTGACAAGTTTCCTATTGACATGTATGAAACACAGTCACTCTTTGGCTTGTTTAGCTCGTGCAATCTATCGGCTCTATCGAAGCAATATCCAAAGCATCCAAGAGCTTTATTTTGGAGACAACTGACCTTTCGGTCGAGAAAGCCGAAAGAATCGTTAGGTTTTTCAGAGATCCAAAGAACTATCTCAGTCCAAAACTCGACTAAGTTGCAAAGGTACGATTTCTAGCCTGGTAATATGATATGGTGTGTGTTTCTCAAGCTAATGTTTGCTGCTCTAGGTTTATTTTAGGCTATGATAATTTTGTGTGTCTGTGCATGATATTTATTATCAGGTAAATGATAGCCTAAATTACATCATATTTAAGGTTTCAGAAATTCCAGAATCCTTAAAATTTTCTTGCTTGTATCCTCTTCTCCTTGCAGCTCATGTTCTCTTGGGAccaaaaaaaatatcaagaaacAAAACAAGTTGTAGATCAATACCGTAATGGAAATATTTTGAAAGACGTTACGAAAACTTTTGGTCTTCGTCCTTTTTTATCCTTTTGGTATCAGATCGACTGACTAATCAAATTTAGTGTCATTAGTGTTGGGAGTAGGAAATGTGGAGTGTTGGTTGCTTTGGAAGAAAATTCTCAGGACTCGAAAAGTAATCTAGTGCAGAATGCACGTGTAGATGCGTTTGTGATGATGCAGTGGAATTGCAGGACTTCTTCGTAGGCCACGCGTGCACTATCAGGATGGGAAGGCGAAGACCTCGACGGCCCACCAAACGTGCAACCATGACGACTTCGCTGGCGATAGGCAAAAGTGCAGTCGTACCCATTAACACATTACAGGCAGCCGTCTGTCTGTGATGCAAAAAGTAAATATGACTGGCTTTAAGGCGCCAGTTGTATGCATGCATCATTAAGACGAAGAGGTAATATATATAGTCTGTATGTATCATCATCCATCGGccaccatttaaaaaaaaaagaaagaaagagaaggctCACGCGCCCGTGCCATAAATTTGCCCGACACCACCACAAGCCCAGATTGCAGCCGAAAAAAGATGTGGCGTACGGTGGCCAACGCGACATCCCCGCGCACGTGAGGTCCCCGGTCCCCGCGTGCGCATGTGACCCGTCCGTCCACCTGTCACGGCGCTGCACCACGTGAATGTACCCGCGCACCGCTCCGTCGGGCTCCCCGTTCacgtttctttctctcttttatggTGAAATAACGCAGAAGATGCTCTCCtggtctgtctgtctgtctgcaACATCACACATTTCATCGAAGATCGAAAAGAAACGAGGAAGCAAGAAATCGAAGAGAACCTGTTGCGCCCGTGAGGTGAAATACTtgaaagagcagaagaagaagaagaagaagaagaagaagaagaagaagaagacttgagaattgatagatagatagataaatatcattggattatatctACATCCCAACAAACTATACTCTGCTgcagctgctgccgctgccagTATCGTTGATCCTGTCACTACTCCCCATGTGACTCCTCATCACGCTATGTTGGTGAAGGTGGTCGTCGCCGTCGACGACGTTGTTACTGCCACTGGTGATGCTGCTGCTGTGATCTTGAAGGACTAGGGTCTGTTGATCGCGCGGCGGGGatgcgtcgtcgtcgtcggctcGCCAGGCGGATGCGGAGATGAGTGGCCGGCTGTGCCAGCCGAGCGTCAAACAGCCGGCCACCTCCTCCACGCAGTAGCCCTCCCCGGAGAAGAGCGTCAGCAACATGCTCGCTTGCTTGAACGCGTTGGAACCGAGGTGGACGGCCCTCAGACCCGCCCGGCCCAGCCGATCTCTCCACCGACCCAGAGGCTCGTGCCGCTCCACCCGGGCCGCCCCCTCGAAGCACACGATGTTGCACATTTCCCGCTGCAGGTACGCCTCCGCCACCGCAGCAACCAccgtctgctgctgctgctgaccaCCGCGATGTGATCCGCCCACTCTTCCGCCCTCCAACGAGTCGAACATGGTCGAGTAATAGAAGAGCGCCTCGGTGAACCGGTCCAAGAACGACGGCTTGTTGTGGTCGGCCTCCTGCTCCACCACCGTCACGATCTTGGGCTTCAGCCCCACGATCCACTCCAGCACCGTGTCGATTGGCTCCGCGGCCGCTGCGTCGCCTCCCTCGGGGGATGCACGATCCCCGAGGAGGCGGTGGAGTTGCAGCACCGTGTTCACCGCGACGGCCTCGCCCGGGGCTACCTGGAACATCCACGGCCGGACGTGCTCCAGCCGGGTGGCGGCGACCCCGCGGAAGGCGAACCTGACTTGGACCGAACGGGCGAGCTCGGCGAGGCGGAGGCCGACCTCGCGGAGAGCGTCGCGCCCGTCGGGCGAGGGGGCGCCGATCCCGGTGAGGCGGAGAAGAGGGGGCCCGCCGGGGCGGAGAGCCAGGGCCTGGATTAGCGCCGGCCACTGGAGGCCGTGCATCAGGTTGAAGTCGACCACGTGGACCCGATCGTGCCCTTGGAAGGCTTCCAGGATGGCCTGGTTCGCCGTGAAATGGGCGAACTTGATGTAAGGGCAGGCCTCGTAGAAATGGTGGTAGAGGATCTCCAGATTAGCCGCCGATCCACCGCCACCGGTGGCAGACGGAGGCGGAGGGTAGAGGCGCCGGCAGAGGGCGTCGACGAAGTAGCCGGCGACCTTGCCGATGCCGAAGCCGGTGTTGACGCGGGCGAGAGCCAGCCGCGTCTGGTCGAGGAGGCTCCCGGCCATTTCGGAGTCGCCGCGTTGGACGGAGTCGGCGCAGCTGACGAGTAGGTGCACGAGACGGATGGCCGCGTCCTCCTCTTCGTCCATGCTCTGGAGTGAGACCGCCGGAACGTTCCGATGCTGGTGGTGGTTCTCTAGACGGTGAAGCGATGGACGTTGTTGCGTCGGATCCGCCCACGTGTTGGCGGTGGCGGTGCTCTGTGGATGCCGCAGCAAATGCGGGTCGGGGGCGAGCTCGGAGAGCATGGAGTCGACCCAGGCGGTGAGGTCGGAGGGGTTGTAGTGGATCGCCTCCGCCGAGGACGCGACGCACTGGTCGCCTACCATGGTGGACTCGAGCTGCTCCAGGCCAATGGCAACGTGGCGGAGATCCGTCGAACGGACGCGGTAGCCGGCGCCATGGAGGAGGCTGTCGATCTCACCGTGGGCGGAGCCCCGGTCGGAGGCAGAGGCTATTATCCACCGGTCGTCTCCCACCGAATCGTACGGATCGGTTCCCATATCCGACCGGAAGGAGGAGGACATCGTGGAAGATTTCTGatgcttctctctcctctttctccacGGGAGGCTGATTTCTGTTTCCCTCACCCCCCGCCTCTTTGTTTAGGTTAGGttgaggggaaggggaaggggggaAGGAGAGGGGGGAACGAGGGAGCGTGACGTCAGCTTGGGGACAAGAACACGTGGGCTCGGAGGTGCATGAACACGTAGGTTAAGAACCAGCTTTCATCTGGTTTGTCCGGGCGGACGGCTCCCTCCTCAGCGGCTCTTTGTTTCCTCTATCGCTTGCCGCTCCTCTGTTTCCTGTTCGTTCGGCTCAGAGTAACTCCCATCCTCTGAACAAGAGACCAGAGGCCGCCAGCTCTAGTGAATCAAAGGAGTCGGGGGGGGACCTTCAGTCTTGCGTGGCCTCGGAAACCCGTTCGAAGAAGAAGAATCATGGGGTGTTCCGACATGAAGCCCACGCCACCGAAACGGCGGTGGAACCGTGCCACCTGTGTTCATGCAACCGACTCCACTTTTGTGAACGGTGAAGACGGAGGGAGGGACCCATGCGAATCAGTCGGGAGGAGTGGGTGGTCCATGTCAGGAAAGCCCTCCCTCTGTCCAAAAACAATCTGCTCCCACCGTTTATGTGAGCCTCCGGAGACCAACCATGTCACGGGGCCATCTTATTCACAACGCATTGGACCGCAGACAACGGGTAGGTGAGCTtggtgcagcagcagcagcaaatggGGGTGGGACGACGACCGTTCAGTGGGCCGGCCAAGCGTCGCTTTCCGCTGCCGGATCGTGCACCGGGTCTGTGGACCCAGCGAATGGGTCGTCCCGTCGACCCAGGCCGAATTTGACAGAGCAAAGCAAGTCACGCAACCACCCCGGTAAATTAGCTTCCTCGAACTGATTCGGTAACCCCCCGCCCCCGCTCCCCAAAGTTGCAATCGTTGACGTTCGCATGACGAATGTTGATCACGGAAGAAGGGACGATCTCATTCTCAAAAATCCCAAGCATTATTACTTCACTTCTCTCCGCGAGGACATAC
The window above is part of the Musa acuminata AAA Group cultivar baxijiao chromosome BXJ2-6, Cavendish_Baxijiao_AAA, whole genome shotgun sequence genome. Proteins encoded here:
- the LOC103990129 gene encoding protein PARTING DANCERS homolog isoform X2; protein product: MGSYHRMGAGGRGPDMAAVPVALDALASGDCTKLGSGVCLMNPTWRDEQHPSFIRFIASFLSANSYRLNFLPISPDFIFNNGGLSVAFIFETTWDPDKASVVFSRVERLKAQFRLLYVVIGVPTREQNDSFNHLYFKYGVELGRPTFVPVRDPEMGFEKIVKIAHARGVCKRQDAVGTMRSERERAVQGMDMFLRVVTSIPGIDDHDANASLFGLFSSCNLSALSKQYPKHPRALFWRQLTFRSRKPKESLGFSEIQRTISVQNSTKLQRTSS
- the LOC103990129 gene encoding protein PARTING DANCERS homolog isoform X4 — encoded protein: MLSPPATAPSSDFIFNNGGLSVAFIFETTWDPDKASVVFSRVERLKAQFRLLYVVIGVPTREQNDSFNHLYFKYGVELGRPTFVPVRDPEMGFEKIVKIAHARGVCKRQDAVGTMRSERERAVQGMDMFLRVVTSIPGIDDHDANASLFGLFSSCNLSALSKQYPKHPRALFWRQLTFRSRKPKESLGFSEIQRTISVQNSTKLQSSCSLGTKKNIKKQNKL
- the LOC103990129 gene encoding protein PARTING DANCERS homolog isoform X3; the protein is MGSYHRMGAGGRGPDMAAVPVALDALASGDCTKLGSGVCLMNPTWRDEQHPSFIRFIASFLSANSYRLNFLPISPDFIFNNGGLSVAFIFETTWDPDKASVVFSRVERLKAQFRLLYVVIGVPTREQNDSFNHLYFKYGVELGRPTFVPVRDPEMGFEKIVKIAHARGVCKRQDAVGTMRSERERAVQGMDMFLRVVTSIPGIDDHDANALVQSIGSIEAISKASKSFILETTDLSVEKAERIVRFFRDPKNYLSPKLD
- the LOC103990128 gene encoding protein SLENDER RICE1-LIKE 1-like is translated as MSSSFRSDMGTDPYDSVGDDRWIIASASDRGSAHGEIDSLLHGAGYRVRSTDLRHVAIGLEQLESTMVGDQCVASSAEAIHYNPSDLTAWVDSMLSELAPDPHLLRHPQSTATANTWADPTQQRPSLHRLENHHQHRNVPAVSLQSMDEEEDAAIRLVHLLVSCADSVQRGDSEMAGSLLDQTRLALARVNTGFGIGKVAGYFVDALCRRLYPPPPSATGGGGSAANLEILYHHFYEACPYIKFAHFTANQAILEAFQGHDRVHVVDFNLMHGLQWPALIQALALRPGGPPLLRLTGIGAPSPDGRDALREVGLRLAELARSVQVRFAFRGVAATRLEHVRPWMFQVAPGEAVAVNTVLQLHRLLGDRASPEGGDAAAAEPIDTVLEWIVGLKPKIVTVVEQEADHNKPSFLDRFTEALFYYSTMFDSLEGGRVGGSHRGGQQQQQTVVAAVAEAYLQREMCNIVCFEGAARVERHEPLGRWRDRLGRAGLRAVHLGSNAFKQASMLLTLFSGEGYCVEEVAGCLTLGWHSRPLISASAWRADDDDASPPRDQQTLVLQDHSSSITSGSNNVVDGDDHLHQHSVMRSHMGSSDRINDTGSGSSCSRV
- the LOC103990129 gene encoding protein PARTING DANCERS homolog isoform X1 — translated: MGSYHRMGAGGRGPDMAAVPVALDALASGDCTKLGSGVCLMNPTWRDEQHPSFIRFIASFLSANSYRLNFLPISPDFIFNNGGLSVAFIFETTWDPDKASVVFSRVERLKAQFRLLYVVIGVPTREQNDSFNHLYFKYGVELGRPTFVPVRDPEMGFEKIVKIAHARGVCKRQDAVGTMRSERERAVQGMDMFLRVVTSIPGIDDHDANASLFGLFSSCNLSALSKQYPKHPRALFWRQLTFRSRKPKESLGFSEIQRTISVQNSTKLQSSCSLGTKKNIKKQNKL